A genomic stretch from Cloacibacterium caeni includes:
- a CDS encoding inorganic pyrophosphatase: MIPNFKAHPWHGVSAGDDAPNVVTTFIEIVPADTIKYEVDKKSGYLKVDRPQKFSNIIPALYGFIPRTYCHEEVKKLAIREGAVDVSEGDHDPLDILVLSSHNIHSGGLLMDAIPVGGFKMIDKGEADDKIVAVMVGDQVYGHIRDISELPQAEVFRLKHYFLTYKNLPYEEATCRIEEIYGAEHAKEVIVASQKDYSDKFGGIM, from the coding sequence ATGATTCCAAATTTTAAAGCACATCCATGGCATGGAGTTTCTGCAGGAGATGATGCTCCAAATGTGGTAACTACTTTCATAGAAATAGTTCCAGCAGATACAATTAAGTATGAAGTAGACAAAAAAAGTGGATATTTAAAAGTAGACAGACCACAGAAATTTTCGAATATTATTCCAGCATTGTACGGTTTTATTCCTAGAACGTATTGCCACGAAGAAGTTAAAAAATTAGCGATTAGAGAAGGAGCAGTAGATGTTTCAGAAGGTGACCACGATCCATTGGATATTTTGGTGTTAAGTTCACATAATATTCATTCTGGTGGTTTATTGATGGATGCGATTCCAGTTGGCGGTTTTAAAATGATTGACAAAGGTGAAGCAGATGATAAAATCGTAGCAGTAATGGTAGGAGATCAAGTGTATGGTCACATCAGAGATATTTCTGAATTGCCACAAGCTGAAGTTTTCAGACTAAAACATTACTTCTTAACTTATAAAAATCTTCCTTATGAAGAAGCAACTTGTAGAATAGAAGAAATATACGGAGCTGAACATGCTAAAGAAGTAATTGTAGCTTCACAAAAAGACTATTCTGACAAATTTGGGGGAATTATGTAA
- a CDS encoding DUF7935 family protein, which translates to MNFENMLPYAFALIIALPIIFLLRQFVFTYINMKNKELKLLAVKANGDLKMQAYERMTLFLERIKPSNLVNKFDKDLAIHEFIYLLEKNITEEFEYNSSQQLYISRNSWENVVASKNNVIQLMRKTYESLSNTASLQDFKTIFLMNYVNGEDFIANTIEDLRKDAILLS; encoded by the coding sequence ATGAATTTTGAAAACATGCTTCCTTATGCTTTTGCATTAATCATTGCGCTCCCAATAATTTTTTTATTGAGACAATTTGTTTTTACTTATATTAATATGAAAAACAAGGAGTTAAAGCTTTTAGCGGTAAAGGCAAATGGAGATTTGAAAATGCAAGCCTACGAAAGAATGACGCTTTTTTTAGAAAGAATAAAACCATCGAATTTGGTCAATAAGTTTGATAAAGACTTAGCGATTCATGAGTTTATTTATCTTTTAGAAAAGAATATTACAGAAGAATTTGAGTATAACAGTTCTCAGCAATTGTATATTTCTAGAAATTCTTGGGAGAATGTTGTTGCATCTAAGAATAATGTTATTCAGTTGATGAGAAAAACTTACGAAAGTCTTAGTAATACTGCAAGTTTACAAGATTTCAAAACCATATTTTTAATGAATTATGTAAATGGCGAAGATTTTATAGCAAACACTATAGAAGATTTAAGAAAAGATGCCATTTTATTATCTTAA
- the radC gene encoding RadC family protein: MSIKFLSEDDRPREKFLLKGKSALSDSELLAIILGSGNTEESAVELAQKILKSVDNNWQNLSLLSIKDLMKFKGIGEAKAISIATALEIGRRKASQEIPEKLIIKSSEQAYKILLPHLSDLRTEEFWVIFLNQKNQLIKKTQISKGGISATHVDVRVLFKEALENFSTNIIVAHNHPTGVLTPSEADIRMTKNIQNAGEILDIKLLDHIIIGENSFYSFAEAGLL, translated from the coding sequence ATGTCGATAAAATTCCTTTCAGAAGATGACAGACCAAGAGAAAAATTTCTTTTGAAGGGTAAATCTGCGCTTTCAGATTCAGAATTATTGGCGATTATTTTAGGAAGCGGTAATACGGAAGAATCTGCTGTAGAACTCGCTCAGAAAATTTTGAAAAGTGTAGATAATAACTGGCAAAACCTGAGTTTACTTTCCATAAAAGATTTGATGAAATTCAAAGGAATTGGTGAAGCAAAAGCCATTTCTATTGCTACAGCGCTGGAAATTGGCAGAAGAAAAGCATCGCAAGAAATTCCAGAGAAATTGATTATCAAAAGTTCTGAACAGGCTTATAAAATACTTTTGCCACATCTTTCCGACCTCAGAACAGAAGAGTTTTGGGTAATTTTCTTGAATCAAAAAAATCAACTGATTAAAAAAACTCAAATTTCAAAAGGCGGAATTTCTGCTACTCATGTAGATGTGAGAGTGCTCTTTAAAGAAGCTTTAGAAAATTTTTCCACCAATATTATCGTGGCGCATAATCATCCTACTGGTGTTCTCACGCCTAGTGAAGCCGATATTAGAATGACTAAAAATATTCAAAATGCTGGCGAAATTTTAGATATTAAATTGCTTGACCATATCATCATTGGCGAAAATTCATTTTACAGTTTCGCAGAAGCAGGTTTATTATGA
- a CDS encoding ABC transporter ATP-binding protein produces MIKAKNIHKSYGDLEVLKGVDLEIKTGEIVSIVGESGAGKSTLLHILGTLDLPSHIDKYGTELTIGDQSFLKMNDREISKFRNENIGFVFQHHQLLPEFTALENVLMPTRISGKNEKESMDKAFLLFEELHIAHRIQHKPKELSGGEAQRVAVARALINSPKIIFADEPTGNLDSKNADALHQLFFDLRDRYNQTFVIVTHNKELAESTDRKLVMKDGLIL; encoded by the coding sequence ATGATTAAAGCGAAAAATATTCACAAATCTTACGGTGATTTAGAAGTTCTAAAAGGAGTAGACTTAGAAATAAAAACAGGAGAAATTGTTTCCATTGTTGGGGAATCAGGAGCTGGTAAATCTACTTTGCTGCACATTCTGGGAACTTTAGATTTGCCTTCTCATATAGATAAATACGGAACTGAATTAACGATTGGTGATCAATCGTTTCTAAAAATGAACGATAGAGAGATTTCTAAATTTAGAAATGAAAACATAGGATTCGTATTTCAGCATCATCAGTTATTACCAGAATTTACAGCTTTAGAAAATGTATTGATGCCAACGAGAATTTCTGGGAAAAACGAAAAAGAATCTATGGACAAAGCATTTCTTTTGTTCGAAGAATTACACATTGCACATAGAATTCAGCACAAACCAAAAGAACTTTCTGGTGGTGAAGCCCAGCGTGTAGCTGTAGCCAGAGCTTTAATCAATTCTCCGAAAATTATTTTTGCAGACGAACCCACTGGGAATTTAGATTCCAAAAATGCAGATGCGCTGCATCAACTTTTTTTTGATTTAAGAGACAGATATAATCAGACTTTTGTGATAGTAACGCACAATAAAGAACTGGCAGAAAGTACAGATAGAAAATTAGTCATGAAAGACGGATTAATTTTATAA
- a CDS encoding pyruvate dehydrogenase complex dihydrolipoamide acetyltransferase, whose translation MAEVITMPRLSDTMTEGKVSKWHKKVGDTVKEGDVLAEIETDKAVQDFESEFNGTLLYIGTEEGNNSPVDSVLAIIGNAGEDISGLVSGGNSAPQTEEKKEEVAVSAPEVSAVSAEIPAGVEVITMPRLSDTMTEGKVAKWHKNVGDDVKEGDILAEIETDKAVQDFESEFKGTLLYQGVSEGNATNVDEILAIIGPAGTDVSAIVAGGGKVAAPVAPEAPKTETAPSVNATVSTTTSTGGRINISPLAKKMASEKGIDISTVKGSGDNGRIVKKDIENYQPSADPIQQTAAVSTSVASTPAAQVAMNFVAGETTETVNSQVRNVIAKRLSESKFTAPHYYLMVEINMDKAIEARKELNSLPDTKVSFNDMVIKATALALRKHPQVNSSWAGDKIIHHGNINVGVAVAIPDGLVVPVLKNADYMNYNQISASVKDMASRAKSKGLKANEMEGSTFSISNLGMFGIETFTSIINQPNSCILSVGAIIEKPVVKNGQIVVGNTMKLSLACDHRVVDGATGAQFLQTLKTYLESPLTMLL comes from the coding sequence ATGGCTGAAGTAATTACAATGCCCAGACTTTCTGATACAATGACCGAGGGAAAAGTATCAAAATGGCATAAAAAAGTAGGTGATACAGTAAAAGAAGGCGATGTTTTAGCCGAAATCGAAACAGATAAAGCCGTTCAAGATTTTGAATCAGAATTTAACGGTACTCTTTTATACATTGGTACAGAAGAAGGAAATAATTCTCCTGTAGATAGCGTTTTAGCAATTATAGGAAATGCCGGAGAAGATATTTCTGGTTTAGTTTCAGGAGGTAATTCTGCTCCTCAAACAGAAGAAAAGAAAGAAGAAGTTGCAGTTTCTGCACCAGAAGTTTCGGCTGTTTCAGCAGAGATTCCTGCAGGTGTAGAAGTAATTACTATGCCTAGACTTTCTGATACCATGACTGAAGGAAAAGTGGCTAAATGGCACAAAAATGTAGGAGATGATGTAAAAGAAGGTGATATTCTTGCAGAAATCGAAACAGATAAAGCGGTTCAAGATTTTGAATCAGAATTTAAGGGAACGCTTCTTTACCAAGGAGTTTCAGAAGGAAATGCAACAAATGTTGATGAAATTTTAGCTATTATTGGTCCTGCTGGAACAGATGTGTCTGCAATTGTTGCAGGTGGCGGAAAAGTTGCTGCTCCAGTTGCTCCAGAAGCTCCAAAAACAGAAACTGCCCCATCGGTAAATGCTACAGTTTCTACTACAACTTCTACAGGTGGAAGAATTAATATCTCTCCTTTAGCTAAAAAAATGGCTTCAGAAAAAGGAATTGATATCTCAACCGTTAAAGGAAGTGGTGACAACGGAAGAATCGTTAAAAAAGATATTGAAAATTATCAACCAAGTGCAGATCCAATTCAGCAAACTGCTGCGGTTTCTACAAGCGTAGCTTCTACTCCTGCTGCTCAAGTTGCTATGAATTTCGTTGCAGGTGAAACTACAGAAACAGTAAACTCTCAAGTAAGAAATGTAATTGCAAAAAGACTTTCTGAAAGTAAATTTACAGCACCTCACTACTATTTAATGGTAGAAATTAATATGGACAAAGCTATCGAAGCTAGAAAAGAGCTGAATAGTTTACCAGATACTAAGGTTTCTTTCAATGATATGGTAATTAAAGCTACTGCTTTAGCATTGAGAAAACACCCACAAGTAAATTCTTCTTGGGCAGGTGATAAAATCATTCACCACGGAAATATTAACGTAGGTGTAGCTGTTGCAATTCCAGATGGTTTAGTAGTTCCAGTTCTTAAAAATGCAGATTATATGAATTATAATCAAATTTCTGCATCTGTAAAAGATATGGCTTCTAGAGCGAAATCAAAAGGTCTTAAAGCGAATGAAATGGAAGGTTCTACTTTCTCTATTTCTAACCTTGGTATGTTTGGAATCGAAACATTTACTTCGATTATTAACCAACCGAATTCTTGTATCCTTTCAGTAGGTGCAATTATTGAAAAACCAGTGGTTAAAAATGGCCAAATCGTGGTAGGAAATACTATGAAACTTTCTTTAGCTTGTGACCATAGAGTAGTAGATGGCGCTACAGGTGCACAATTCTTACAGACTCTTAAAACTTATTTAGAAAGTCCGTTGACTATGTTACTGTAA
- the pdhA gene encoding pyruvate dehydrogenase (acetyl-transferring) E1 component subunit alpha, translating into MKEFSKEVYLQWYADMTMWRRFEDKCRSLYLKQKIRGFLHLYNGQEAIPAGFVHAMDLTKDAMITAYRCHVHPMAMGVDPKRIMAELCGKATGTSNGLGGSMHIFSKEHRFYGGHGIVGGQIPLGAGIAFADKYFERGGVTICYFGDGAVRQGALHETFNMAMNWKLPVVFVVENNQYAMGTSVSRTANHEDIYKLGLGYEMPCMPVDAMDPEKVAEVAYEAVERARRGDGPTFIEARTYRFRGHSMSDAEPYRTKEEVALKKEEDPIVLVKNRILENKWATEEELEAIEEKSKMFVEECEAFAEESPYPDAEKVYEYVYSEPNYPFLDKLEN; encoded by the coding sequence ATGAAAGAGTTTTCTAAAGAAGTTTATTTGCAATGGTATGCAGATATGACAATGTGGAGAAGGTTTGAAGACAAATGCCGTTCTCTTTATCTAAAACAAAAAATTAGAGGTTTTTTACACTTATACAATGGCCAAGAAGCTATTCCTGCAGGATTTGTACATGCTATGGATCTTACTAAAGATGCTATGATTACAGCATACAGATGTCACGTACATCCTATGGCAATGGGAGTAGATCCTAAGAGAATTATGGCTGAATTGTGCGGTAAAGCTACAGGAACTTCTAACGGATTAGGTGGTTCTATGCACATTTTCTCAAAAGAGCATAGATTTTACGGAGGTCACGGAATTGTAGGTGGTCAGATTCCATTAGGAGCTGGTATTGCATTTGCAGATAAGTATTTTGAAAGAGGTGGAGTTACCATTTGTTATTTTGGTGATGGAGCGGTAAGACAAGGTGCTTTACACGAAACCTTTAACATGGCAATGAACTGGAAACTTCCAGTAGTTTTCGTGGTAGAAAATAACCAATATGCTATGGGAACATCAGTTTCTAGAACAGCAAACCACGAAGATATCTATAAATTAGGTTTAGGTTACGAAATGCCTTGTATGCCTGTAGATGCTATGGATCCAGAAAAAGTAGCAGAAGTAGCTTACGAAGCTGTGGAAAGAGCAAGAAGAGGAGACGGACCTACTTTCATAGAAGCTAGAACTTACAGATTCAGAGGTCACTCTATGTCAGATGCTGAACCTTATAGAACTAAAGAAGAAGTAGCTCTTAAAAAAGAAGAAGACCCAATCGTTTTAGTTAAAAACAGAATTTTAGAAAACAAATGGGCTACTGAAGAAGAATTAGAAGCTATCGAAGAAAAATCTAAAATGTTTGTAGAAGAATGTGAAGCTTTTGCAGAAGAATCTCCGTATCCAGATGCAGAAAAAGTTTATGAATATGTTTATTCTGAACCAAACTATCCATTCTTAGATAAATTAGAAAATTAA
- a CDS encoding phosphatase PAP2 family protein, producing the protein MSKKNFSAVVFLSKVISNLLNPLFSLLIFFVFFAYVKMTWEESLVNILLMIGLVVIPIFSWIGWNVKKGNYTNMDVSDRKQRNSLYLFNFIVIAIYTGVLYFTKQRTDLLFIIVFLFILMLIMHISNFFIKSSMHTAFNVFVTALFFSLNPILGIIWFVLTSFVAISRIILKRHTPKEVIMGAFIGTIVSLAYLYFNIQTFL; encoded by the coding sequence ATGTCTAAGAAAAATTTTTCTGCTGTTGTATTCCTTTCTAAAGTAATTTCTAACCTACTCAATCCACTTTTTTCGCTATTAATTTTCTTTGTTTTTTTTGCATACGTAAAAATGACTTGGGAAGAATCTTTAGTCAATATTTTATTGATGATTGGTTTAGTAGTTATTCCTATTTTTTCATGGATTGGCTGGAATGTAAAAAAGGGAAACTACACCAACATGGATGTTTCTGACCGAAAACAGAGAAACAGTCTTTATCTCTTTAATTTTATAGTCATTGCTATTTATACTGGGGTTTTGTATTTTACAAAGCAAAGAACAGACTTGCTTTTTATCATTGTTTTCTTGTTTATTCTCATGCTGATTATGCACATCAGTAATTTTTTCATCAAAAGTTCTATGCACACTGCTTTTAATGTTTTTGTAACAGCGCTATTCTTTTCTTTGAATCCTATTTTGGGCATTATTTGGTTCGTTCTTACATCATTTGTAGCCATTTCTAGAATTATTCTGAAAAGACATACGCCAAAAGAAGTCATTATGGGAGCATTTATTGGAACTATAGTTTCTTTAGCATACTTATACTTTAATATTCAGACATTTCTATAA
- a CDS encoding BlaI/MecI/CopY family transcriptional regulator, with amino-acid sequence MENLKSLTSGEEQVMKIIWKLGPTYLKDIMLAFPEPKPHQNTVSTFLKNLVTKNYLKPVSEGRIHKYEISVTQENYKKTLLKNFILNFYDNNPNALLVDLMNEGMVQLSVPEKEKDKDKKKKKKKKK; translated from the coding sequence ATGGAAAATCTTAAATCCTTGACTTCTGGTGAAGAACAAGTCATGAAAATCATTTGGAAACTTGGCCCTACTTATCTTAAAGACATTATGCTTGCTTTTCCCGAGCCAAAACCACACCAAAATACCGTTTCTACTTTTTTGAAAAATTTGGTTACCAAAAACTATCTAAAACCTGTTTCTGAAGGAAGAATTCATAAATATGAAATCTCTGTAACTCAGGAAAATTATAAAAAAACACTGTTAAAAAACTTCATTCTTAATTTTTACGATAATAATCCTAATGCTTTATTAGTGGACTTAATGAACGAAGGAATGGTTCAGCTTTCTGTGCCTGAAAAAGAAAAGGACAAAGACAAAAAGAAGAAAAAGAAAAAGAAAAAATAA
- a CDS encoding DUF4153 domain-containing protein produces the protein MITKFKEIWGKTDDIILRYPMVLTAALIAAISAVVAIEIDHQDNQFLVTKLAFTGCLGISLMFGIKMLSQRIGRGFLLEILGAAFLVWFYFYLPNSEKQFTEVNGFVIFALVILSHLFVSFSGFLNKKPELNFWQFNKNLFINIFLTAVFTGVLVLGVVLAILAVDKLFDFNFNNNLYPKTILFLAISGSTFIFLIFNDKGIFQLEKDGSYPQILKFFTQFVLIPLLLIYVTILYFYAGKILINWELPRGWVSYLILIYSVVGILALLLVHPLKEESAKSWVKVFSKIFYYTLIPLLVLLFVAIFTRILEYGYTEPRYFVLLLAIWLTTVVFYFIFYKKATIKFVPISLFIFGVFALIFPYVNAFSTAKRSQKTELQQILTKNQLLEKGKINFEKAIQDSVAIEIANKFQFLNERNQQAFLLNFIPKTHLSKFKKILEKERYMVNSEIRISFKNTLKSKENKDYQYNYQGVFSSKRNYDIQNYEKLIVFSNIDIQNEEQLNDYKLKTKPIRNSYIFSGYIIDLESPTKVTQSYDLTPFLKKQLEKDNADQLSTPLEEISTEFDLHQYHFKVYFSEIINNKVNKKDDISVRDMVILVKKK, from the coding sequence ATGATTACAAAATTTAAGGAAATCTGGGGGAAAACCGACGATATTATTTTAAGATATCCAATGGTTCTTACCGCAGCGCTTATTGCAGCTATTTCTGCAGTTGTTGCAATAGAAATTGACCATCAAGACAATCAGTTTTTGGTAACCAAATTGGCTTTTACCGGATGTTTGGGAATTTCGCTGATGTTTGGTATTAAAATGCTCTCTCAAAGAATTGGTAGAGGTTTTCTTTTAGAAATTTTGGGAGCTGCATTTCTCGTTTGGTTCTATTTTTATTTGCCAAACTCCGAAAAGCAATTTACAGAAGTAAATGGTTTTGTGATTTTTGCGTTGGTCATTTTATCACACTTATTCGTTTCATTTTCAGGATTTTTGAATAAAAAACCAGAACTTAATTTTTGGCAATTCAATAAAAATTTATTTATCAATATTTTCTTGACTGCCGTTTTCACAGGCGTTTTGGTTTTGGGAGTTGTTTTGGCGATTTTGGCGGTTGATAAATTATTTGACTTCAATTTTAACAATAATCTTTATCCTAAAACCATTCTGTTTTTAGCCATTTCAGGAAGCACTTTCATTTTTCTAATTTTTAACGACAAAGGAATTTTTCAACTCGAAAAAGACGGAAGCTACCCACAAATCCTAAAATTTTTCACACAGTTTGTTCTTATTCCGCTATTATTAATTTATGTAACCATTTTATATTTCTACGCAGGTAAAATATTGATTAACTGGGAATTACCACGAGGTTGGGTTTCTTATCTCATCTTGATTTATTCAGTGGTTGGGATATTAGCATTGCTTTTGGTTCATCCACTGAAAGAAGAATCTGCAAAATCTTGGGTAAAAGTTTTCTCCAAAATTTTCTATTACACGCTTATTCCATTATTGGTTTTACTTTTTGTAGCGATTTTTACCAGAATTTTAGAATATGGTTATACAGAACCGAGATATTTCGTTTTGTTATTGGCAATTTGGCTTACCACAGTCGTTTTTTATTTTATTTTTTACAAAAAAGCGACCATTAAATTTGTACCGATTTCACTGTTTATCTTCGGTGTATTTGCATTGATTTTCCCTTATGTCAATGCTTTTTCTACCGCTAAAAGAAGTCAAAAAACAGAATTACAACAAATTCTAACCAAAAACCAACTTTTAGAAAAAGGAAAAATTAATTTTGAAAAAGCGATTCAAGATTCAGTGGCTATTGAAATTGCCAATAAATTTCAATTTCTAAACGAAAGAAATCAACAAGCATTTCTACTGAATTTTATCCCAAAAACTCATCTTTCTAAATTCAAAAAAATATTAGAAAAAGAAAGATATATGGTGAACTCAGAAATAAGAATTTCTTTCAAAAACACCCTTAAATCTAAAGAAAATAAAGATTATCAGTATAATTATCAAGGAGTGTTTTCTAGCAAAAGAAATTATGACATTCAGAACTACGAAAAACTTATTGTTTTTAGCAATATTGATATTCAAAATGAAGAACAATTAAACGATTATAAGCTAAAGACAAAACCAATTAGAAATAGTTATATTTTCTCAGGATATATCATTGATTTAGAATCACCTACTAAAGTTACTCAATCTTATGATTTAACTCCATTTCTCAAAAAACAATTAGAAAAAGATAATGCAGACCAACTCAGTACTCCATTGGAAGAAATCTCTACAGAATTTGATTTGCACCAGTATCATTTCAAAGTATATTTTTCAGAAATCATCAACAATAAAGTAAACAAAAAAGATGATATTTCTGTGAGAGACATGGTCATTTTAGTCAAGAAAAAATAA
- a CDS encoding RNA recognition motif domain-containing protein: MNIFVSNINYVTKDYQLQDLFSEFGEVTSCKIITDKETGRSRGFGFVEMSDEEGQQAVEALNGKEFNGKELNVSEAKPREEKPRRSFDNNRGGGYGNRGGYGNNRGGNDRGGSRW; this comes from the coding sequence ATGAACATTTTTGTTTCAAACATCAATTACGTAACTAAAGATTATCAGTTACAAGATTTATTTTCAGAATTTGGCGAAGTTACTTCGTGCAAAATTATTACAGACAAAGAAACAGGTAGAAGTAGAGGTTTCGGATTCGTAGAAATGAGTGATGAAGAAGGTCAACAAGCAGTTGAAGCTCTAAACGGTAAAGAATTTAACGGAAAAGAACTTAACGTTTCTGAAGCGAAACCAAGAGAAGAAAAACCAAGAAGAAGTTTCGATAACAACAGAGGTGGTGGTTACGGAAACAGAGGTGGTTACGGAAATAACAGAGGTGGAAACGATAGAGGTGGAAGCCGTTGGTAA